The Pan paniscus chromosome 1, NHGRI_mPanPan1-v2.0_pri, whole genome shotgun sequence genome has a segment encoding these proteins:
- the LOC100977527 gene encoding LOW QUALITY PROTEIN: centrosomal protein of 57 kDa (The sequence of the model RefSeq protein was modified relative to this genomic sequence to represent the inferred CDS: inserted 7 bases in 5 codons; deleted 3 bases in 2 codons; substituted 5 bases at 5 genomic stop codons): MDLRGEGFCAICKGVNTDQQRGLMMDQGIIPLAHLAGFDYLLDGPEEIWPCTKGFGHLMSVLYTRVKSLVEGLKYFPLAGLGTVEAPWVALVSAASGSQFSNILTEPXRALGKPVQHSSSPNVVHPSDKPFLNSDLRHSPNKPTLAYPESNSRAIFCALKNLKGKIXCLELERILAEESVKTLSRETIESKKVLDGEIWERENSKNEESKHNQELISQLIAAENKCNLLGKQLEYMXNMIKHAERERTSVLEKQVSLEREWRYNQRHVWSQLEKLDLYEWEYNXSTVQALAERKMXELVAKLFEEEQERKHVQTKAAKLQTGLETNRLIIEDKASPHFPSARRIXKKKSKPQEKLSSRNYFGARVHYRLCLGDVPFVAGKSTSLSHAVAANVQLVALHLMKQHSKALCSDXVISVPLAKQVSSRGEESKKLSLIPPSSDSINEELSEVLQTLQDEXGHRTFNHQQHAKLTQELATVELKDNLVXESEALVGRMEAKANQITKVXKYQAQLEKQKVEKQKKELKAIKKTLDEEGKSNSHSSGPQIRRHTV, from the exons Atggaccttcgtg GGGAAGGCTTCTGTGCAATTTGTAAAGGTGTCAACACAGACCAACAA AGGGGCCTTATGATGGACCAAGGGATTATTCCTTTGGCACACCTCGCAGGCTTTGATTACTTATTGGATGGTCCAGAGGAGATTTGGCCCTGTACAAAGGGATTTGGCCATTTGATGAGTGTTCTCTATACCCGTGTGAAAAGTTTGGTGGAGGGTCTTAAGTATTTTCCACTGGCTGGCTTGGG AACTGTGGAGGCTCCCTGGGTGGCGTTGGTCTCTGCTGCTTCTGGTTCTCAGTTCTCAAACATCTTAACTGAAC TCAGGGCCTTAGGGAAGCCTGTTCAGCATTCTTCATCTCCAAATGTAGTACATCCATCCGATAAGCCTTTCCTTAATAGTGATCTACGACACTCCCCA AATAAGCCTACACTTGCCTATCCAGAAAGCAACAGCAGAGCTATATTTTGTGCTCTTAAGAATCTTAAAGGTAAGATTTGATGCTTGGAACTTGAAAGGATTCTGGCAGAAGAAAGTGTGAAAACCTTGTCTAGAGAAACAATTGAATCCAAGAAGGTACTGGATGGAGAGATATGGGAAAGGGAGAATTCAAAGAATGAAGAATCAAAGCACAATCAAGAACTGATATCTCAGTTGATAGCtgcagaaaataaatgtaatcttTTAGGAAAACAATTGGAATACATGTGAAATATGATAAAGCATGCAGAAAGGGAGAGGACATCTGTCTTAGAGAAACAGGTTTCCCTAGAAAGAGAATGGCGATACAATCAAAGACACGTTTGGAGCCAACTTGAAAAATTGGATCTTTATGAATGGGAGTATA TTTCCACAGTGCAGGCCcttgcagaaagaaaaatgtaagagtTGGTAGCAAAACTCTTTGAAGAAGAACAGGAAAGGAAACATGTACAAACTAAGGCAGCTAAGTTACAGACTGGTCTAGAAACAAATAGACTTATTATTGAAGATAAGGCAAGTCCGCATTTTCCCAGTGcaagaagaat taaaaaaaagtcaaaaccacAAGAAAAACTAAGTTCTAGGAACTATTTTGGTGCACGAGTACATTATAGATTATGTTTGGGTGATGTGCCATTTGTAGCTGGGAAGTCCACAAGTCTTAGCCATGCTGTGGCAGCCAATGTTCAGCTTGTC GCATTGCATCTAATGAAGCAACACAGTAAAGCTTTGTGCAGTG CAGTCATTAGTGTTCCTTTGGCAAAGCAAGTATCTTCAAGAGGTGAAGAAAGTAAGAAGTTGTCATTAATACCTCCCTCCTCTGACAGCATTAATGAGGAATTGTCAGAAGTCTTACAGACTTTACAGGATGA TGGACATAGGACCTTTAATCACCAGCAGCATGCAAAACTTACCCAGGAGTTGGCAACTGTTGAACTGAAAGACAACTTAGTGTGAGAATCGGAGGCATTAGTGGGAAGGATGGAGGCAAAAGCCAACCAAATAACTAAAGTTTGAAAATACCAAGCCCAGCTGGAGAAACAGAAGGTAGAGAAGCAGAAGAAGGAATTAAAAGCTATCAAAAAGACTCTGGATGAAGAAGGAAAGAGCAACAGCCATTCTTCTGGACCACAAATAAGAAGGCATACAGTATGA